Below is a genomic region from Billgrantia tianxiuensis.
GCCAGCCATCAGCTTGGCCGCGGCCACGTGTGCCTCGACCTCGCCCAGACCCTCGCCGCTCCCGACCTGGCGCTCTCGCTGCCGCCGGAAGGCGACGACCTTAGCGACCCGCCGCCGCTGCCAAGCGACCTATTGGCCGAACTGGATCTCGCCACCTGGCGCGACGCCCTGCACCACACCGCCCTGGTGGCGGACGGCAACGAACCACCGGGAAACACCCCGCTGGTGCGCAGCGAACGCGACGGCAACGTGCGGCTCTACCTGCGCCGCTACTGGCAGTACGAGCAGGACATTCGCGGCCTGATCGGCAGCCGGCTTACAGCCGCCACCGAGGCAGAAGCCGATACCGTCACCCTGGCCCGGGCACTGGCCGCGCTCTTTACCCCAGGGCATGAACTCGACTGGCAGCAGGCCGCCTGTGCGCTGGCCAGCCGCTCGCGCTTCGCCGTGATCACCGGTGGCCCCGGCACCGGCAAGACCACCACCGTGGTCAAGTTGCTCGCCCTGCTCCAGGCGCTGGCCCTGGGGGAGCCGGTACAGGCGGGCTCAAGCGCCCCGCGCCCGCTGCGCATTCGCCTGGCCGCCCCCACCGGCAAGGCTGCCGCCCGGCTCAACGAATCCATCGCCAAGCAGGTGCAGGGGCTTTCGCTGGTGGAACTGGCCGCCGCCGTGGGCCAACAGGGTGTGGATATCTCAACCCTGCGCGACAGCATTCCCACCGAAGTCACTACGCTGCATAGATTGCTGGGCTCACGGCCGGATACCCGCCACTTCCGTCACCACGCCGGCAACCCGCTGGCGCTGGACGCCCTGGTGATCGACGAAGCCTCGATGGTGGATATCGAGATGATGGCTGCCGTGCTCACCGCCCTGCCGCCCAAGGCGCGACTGATTCTGCTCGGCGACAAGGACCAGCTCGCCTCGGTGGAGGCCGGCGCCGTGCTCGGCGACCTGTGCCAACGCGCCGAAGGCGGCCACTACACCCCGGCCACCTGCGACTGGCTGCAACGGGTGACCGGCACGCCGATTCCCGAGCAATACCGGGACGAAACCGGCCAGCCGCTGGACCAGGCCATCGCCATGCTGCGGGTGAGCCACCGCTTCGATGCCAAAAGCGGCATCGGCCAGCTCGCCGAAGCGGTCAACCGCCCGCTCGCACCCGAGCATGGGCAAAAAGAGAAAAAACGCGCGGTACGCGAAATCTTCGGCACTGATGAAAAGTCACGCTACGCCGACATCGCCCGGCTCGCCCTGGCGGACGCCGACGACTCGGCGCTGGATCGCCTGGTGGTGAATGGCAACCCGGCTGGTTTCATCAACAGCGGCGAAGGCCGCCATGACCGACGCGGCGAGCCCATCGCCCCGCCCCGCGGCTACGCTCACTACCTGGAAGTGAGGCAGGCCGCGCGGCCCGCCCAGCCGTTCTTTGGCGAAGGCGATGCACGCCAGCCCTACGACGACTGGGCCCGCCAGGTACTCGCCGCCCACGGCCATT
It encodes:
- the recD gene encoding exodeoxyribonuclease V subunit alpha — protein: MSKRIKHHDDATPDLFADLGEEPAGSCQAADEGAEPEPPQAEPEPNQAAPGSAQAALHDTQALFALLDRWVERGWLRALDRALASFFQREVNDAPPLLLLAAALASHQLGRGHVCLDLAQTLAAPDLALSLPPEGDDLSDPPPLPSDLLAELDLATWRDALHHTALVADGNEPPGNTPLVRSERDGNVRLYLRRYWQYEQDIRGLIGSRLTAATEAEADTVTLARALAALFTPGHELDWQQAACALASRSRFAVITGGPGTGKTTTVVKLLALLQALALGEPVQAGSSAPRPLRIRLAAPTGKAAARLNESIAKQVQGLSLVELAAAVGQQGVDISTLRDSIPTEVTTLHRLLGSRPDTRHFRHHAGNPLALDALVIDEASMVDIEMMAAVLTALPPKARLILLGDKDQLASVEAGAVLGDLCQRAEGGHYTPATCDWLQRVTGTPIPEQYRDETGQPLDQAIAMLRVSHRFDAKSGIGQLAEAVNRPLAPEHGQKEKKRAVREIFGTDEKSRYADIARLALADADDSALDRLVVNGNPAGFINSGEGRHDRRGEPIAPPRGYAHYLEVRQAARPAQPFFGEGDARQPYDDWARQVLAAHGHFQLLCALRKGPWGIEGLNPRIGRALRRAGWLKASDLELEQGWFEGRPVLVTRNDYGLGLMNGDIGITLAVPEARSASETPGRTLLRVAFPASDGSGDIKWVLPSRLQAVETVFAMTVHKSQGSEFTHTALLLPDAPNPILTRELVYTGITRARDWLTLVETGRGMLDEAVTREVVRVSGLGKL